One window of the Candidatus Effluviviaceae Genus V sp. genome contains the following:
- a CDS encoding T9SS type A sorting domain-containing protein, with product TDNIELSSVTLEWTKNGTGQTDIEMTRVPSTSVFEADFTGSVALGDDIAYRIVATDGAANTTIEPSSGMHAFSIVDAIPVVIWEPDPTPITGTELTTLLDALDVSYVHTTTEPDYSDYQSAFICLGVYSHNYSLSTSEANTIVAFLNAGGKVFMEGGDCWAYDSARTIYNPYFGVAGMSDGSGDLSNVDGEDGTMCEGMSFAYSGENSYIDHISAQTGATRIFTNPADGAGCGVAKDAGSYQTVAFSFEFGGLVDGTPSSTKEELLVEILEFFGIYNTGIPEGDGIIERLALHQNAPNPFNPVTEIAFDLPERAEVELAVYDVSGRKVATLVDGVTEPGRHHARWNGTDGAGRNVASGVYFFRLSRGGETIVRKGVLLK from the coding sequence TCACCGACAACATCGAACTCTCGTCGGTGACGCTCGAGTGGACGAAGAACGGGACGGGTCAGACCGACATCGAGATGACGCGTGTGCCGAGCACCTCGGTCTTCGAGGCCGACTTCACCGGCTCCGTCGCGCTGGGCGACGACATCGCCTACCGCATCGTGGCCACGGACGGGGCGGCCAACACGACGATCGAACCGTCGAGCGGCATGCACGCGTTCAGTATCGTCGACGCGATCCCGGTCGTCATCTGGGAGCCGGACCCCACGCCCATCACTGGCACAGAGCTCACGACGCTCCTCGACGCGCTCGACGTGAGCTACGTCCACACGACGACCGAGCCGGACTACTCGGACTACCAGTCGGCCTTCATCTGCCTCGGCGTCTACTCGCACAACTACTCGCTCTCGACGAGCGAGGCGAACACGATCGTCGCGTTCCTGAACGCCGGCGGAAAGGTCTTCATGGAGGGCGGCGACTGCTGGGCGTACGACTCGGCCAGGACGATCTACAACCCGTACTTCGGCGTCGCCGGCATGAGCGACGGCTCGGGCGACCTCTCGAACGTCGACGGCGAGGACGGGACGATGTGCGAGGGCATGAGCTTCGCCTACTCGGGCGAGAACTCGTACATCGATCACATCAGCGCGCAGACCGGCGCCACGCGCATCTTCACGAACCCGGCCGACGGCGCGGGCTGCGGCGTGGCGAAGGACGCGGGCAGCTACCAGACGGTCGCCTTCTCCTTCGAGTTCGGCGGGCTCGTGGACGGCACACCGTCGTCCACAAAGGAGGAGCTCCTCGTCGAGATCCTCGAGTTCTTCGGCATCTACAACACGGGCATCCCCGAGGGCGACGGGATCATCGAGCGGCTGGCGCTCCACCAGAACGCGCCGAACCCGTTCAACCCCGTGACGGAGATCGCGTTCGACCTGCCCGAGAGGGCCGAGGTCGAGCTCGCGGTCTACGACGTCTCGGGCCGGAAGGTCGCGACCCTCGTCGACGGTGTGACCGAACCGGGCCGCCACCACGCACGCTGGAACGGCACCGACGGCGCGGGACGCAATGTGGCCTCCGGCGTCTACTTCTTCCGCCTCTCCCGCGGTGGAGAGACGATCGTCAGAAAGGGCGTGCTGCTGAAGTAG
- a CDS encoding methyltransferase domain-containing protein produces MFREFRELARYHSGSTDRFAEHDVRDVFGKTIRDVKECGFAGLRGADVLDLGCGQRFPFALLCAAHGARATALDVDYVRPDALPLAFVRTARHGGLKRALKSSVRRVMWDGAYFRALEEHSGTRVLPHRKDVAFVVADPAAASYDLASESFDLIASNAVLEHVEDVPRFASEVRRLLKPGGYFYALIHNFYSLSGGHHMEWAFPELSASDTVPPWDHLRENLHPAWVPLNRLRPEQYREVFEEHLEVLRFDGVGTNHDRGEVEGEQFLTGAVADELSEYPRELLLTRAWVMIVRKV; encoded by the coding sequence ACGATCCGGGACGTGAAGGAGTGCGGCTTCGCCGGACTTCGGGGAGCCGATGTCCTGGACCTGGGGTGCGGACAGCGTTTCCCCTTCGCGCTCCTCTGCGCGGCGCACGGCGCGCGGGCGACGGCGCTCGACGTCGACTACGTACGGCCCGATGCTCTCCCGCTCGCGTTCGTCCGGACTGCACGACATGGCGGCCTGAAGCGCGCTCTGAAGTCGAGTGTCCGGCGCGTCATGTGGGACGGGGCGTACTTCCGGGCGCTCGAGGAACACTCCGGAACACGGGTCCTGCCTCACCGCAAGGATGTGGCGTTCGTCGTGGCCGACCCCGCGGCCGCGAGCTACGACCTGGCATCCGAGTCGTTCGATCTCATCGCCTCGAACGCGGTCCTCGAGCACGTCGAGGACGTCCCGCGCTTCGCGTCGGAGGTTCGAAGGCTCCTGAAGCCCGGCGGCTACTTCTACGCTCTCATCCACAATTTCTACTCGCTCTCCGGCGGGCACCACATGGAGTGGGCCTTCCCGGAGCTTTCGGCGTCTGACACGGTACCGCCCTGGGACCATCTTCGGGAGAACCTCCACCCCGCCTGGGTCCCGCTGAATCGCCTGCGGCCCGAGCAGTACCGGGAGGTGTTCGAGGAGCATCTGGAGGTGCTGAGGTTCGACGGCGTGGGTACGAACCACGACCGCGGCGAGGTCGAGGGCGAGCAGTTCCTGACCGGCGCCGTGGCTGACGAGCTCTCGGAGTATCCCCGCGAGCTGCTCCTGACCCGGGCGTGGGTCATGATCGTTCGGAAGGTGTGA
- a CDS encoding carbon-nitrogen hydrolase family protein, giving the protein MSELTVALLQMESAGFDQDANAEKGEHFCREAAGRGADIALFPEMWNIGYRPWRDGVRDGSFRSLSDDEAEQALRERWAERAVPLDGAFVGRFRELASELGMAVGVTFLEEVLENTLGDGSDRAPALPRNTLAIFDRRGELALRYSKVHTCDFGMDIATAPGDAFPVCELPTSVGPVMVGAMICFDREFPEPARLLMLAGAEIILVPNACEMEQNRTGQLRARAFENMVGVALANYAGPEEKGRSVAFSPVAFDQDGRSLDTTIVEGGEGEEVVLARFDLDALRHYRKREVWGDAYRRPGLYGRLATDEQRPPFFRDDARR; this is encoded by the coding sequence ATGTCCGAACTCACGGTCGCGCTGCTCCAGATGGAGTCGGCAGGATTCGACCAGGACGCGAACGCCGAGAAGGGCGAGCACTTCTGCCGCGAGGCCGCCGGGCGGGGAGCCGACATCGCTCTCTTCCCCGAGATGTGGAACATCGGGTATCGCCCCTGGCGGGACGGCGTGCGGGACGGTTCCTTCCGTTCGCTCAGCGACGATGAAGCCGAACAGGCACTTCGCGAGCGCTGGGCGGAGCGGGCCGTCCCACTCGACGGCGCGTTCGTCGGTCGATTCCGAGAGCTGGCATCCGAACTCGGAATGGCGGTCGGCGTGACATTCCTCGAGGAGGTACTCGAGAACACGCTCGGCGACGGGAGCGACCGGGCCCCGGCGCTCCCCCGCAACACACTCGCGATCTTCGACCGCAGGGGCGAGCTGGCACTTCGCTACTCCAAGGTACACACGTGCGATTTCGGCATGGACATCGCGACGGCGCCGGGCGATGCGTTCCCCGTGTGCGAACTTCCGACGTCGGTCGGCCCGGTCATGGTCGGCGCGATGATCTGCTTCGATCGCGAGTTTCCGGAACCGGCCCGGCTCCTGATGCTTGCGGGCGCCGAGATCATCCTCGTCCCGAACGCCTGCGAGATGGAGCAGAACAGGACCGGGCAGCTTCGCGCTCGGGCGTTCGAGAACATGGTCGGAGTGGCGCTTGCGAACTACGCCGGCCCGGAAGAGAAGGGACGGTCGGTCGCCTTCTCGCCGGTCGCGTTCGACCAGGACGGACGCTCGCTCGACACGACCATCGTCGAGGGGGGAGAGGGCGAGGAAGTCGTGCTGGCGCGCTTCGACCTCGACGCCCTCCGCCACTATCGTAAGAGAGAGGTGTGGGGAGATGCATACCGGCGTCCGGGCCTCTACGGGCGGCTTGCGACAGACGAACAGCGTCCGCCCTTTTTCAGAGACGACGCGCGGCGGTAG
- a CDS encoding metalloregulator ArsR/SmtB family transcription factor: MKSQTDMERLAGTFKALSDPTRLRIVKMLRDAGGPLCVNAIAYRLEVTQSAVSQHLRILRQAGIVEGRRAGRRVHYSVDTEVLKEHERLFKNALKVK, translated from the coding sequence ATGAAGTCACAGACAGACATGGAGCGCCTGGCCGGGACTTTCAAGGCCCTCTCCGATCCGACGCGGCTTCGCATCGTCAAGATGCTCCGAGACGCCGGCGGACCGCTGTGCGTCAACGCGATCGCGTACCGACTCGAGGTGACGCAGTCGGCGGTCTCGCAACATCTGCGGATCCTGCGCCAGGCCGGAATCGTCGAAGGCCGGCGCGCCGGACGGCGCGTTCACTACTCGGTCGACACGGAGGTGCTCAAGGAGCACGAACGGTTGTTCAAGAACGCGCTCAAGGTGAAGTAG